In Canis lupus dingo isolate Sandy chromosome 1, ASM325472v2, whole genome shotgun sequence, a single genomic region encodes these proteins:
- the ZNF8 gene encoding zinc finger protein 8 isoform X3, with amino-acid sequence MGSRERNCPGLLSRALGILLGREPGPESQVPPKEHVLPEVDPSHVTEGEGFLRDAPCPTILREDRECEGQVKLPEKEQDNLRQLEFNLKEAPIQDKSYESLRLGENGVLSSNLNPFPEISRIEYLCAYNSQVINSERNSSLVSQQTGSSGKEPCDSSDCSRTSSQAIPILELTRSQVQDKPYKCTDCGKSFNHNAHLTVHKRIHTGERPYMCKECGKAFSQNSSLVQHERIHTGDKPYKCAECGKSFCHSTHLTVHRRIHTGEKPYECQDCGRAFNQNSSLGRHKRTHTGEKPYTCSVCGKSFSRTTCLFLHLRTHTEERPYECNHCGKGFRHSSSLAQHQRKHAGEKPYECRQRLIFEQTPALTKHEWAEALGCDPPLNPDERAHRSDRPFKCNHCGKCFIQSSHLIRHQITHTREEPQGRNRRRLEQSFGRTSQLGRHQHTHSSESPGGGTKAGQPASQALALFDIHEIMQEKNPVHVIGVEESSMGASVLFDVRESS; translated from the coding sequence AGCTCTTGGTATTCTTTTAGGCCGGGAGCCTGGACCTGAAAGCCAAGTGCCACCCAAGGAGCATGTCCTTCCTGAGGTGGATCCATCCCACGTCACTGAAGGGGAAGGCTTCCTGAGGGATGCTCCCTGTCCCACCATACTGAGGGAAGACCGGGAATGTGAGGGCCAGGTAAAGTTGCCTGAGAAAGAACAGGATAATTTGAGGCAATTGGAATTTAACCTCAAAGAAGCGCCAATTCAAGATAAAAGCTATGAAAGCCTCAGACTTGGGGAAAATGGTGTCCTGAGCTCAAACCTAAATCCATTCCCAGAGATTTCTAGGATTGAGTATCTCTGTGCTTACAACTCACAGGTTATAAACTCGGAACGTAACTCAAGCTTAGTCAGTCAGCAGACAGGCTCCTCAGGAAAAGAGCCGTGTGACAGCAGTGACTGTAGTAGAACTTCCAGTCAGGCCATTCCAATTCTGGAACTCACACGAAGCCAGGTACAGGATAAACCCTACAAATGTACAGACTGCGGGAAGTCATTTAACCACAATGCTCATCTCACAGTGCATAAAAGGATTCACACGGGAGAAAGACCTTATATGTGcaaagaatgtgggaaagccttcagccaGAACTCCTCCCTGGTTCAGCATGAGCGAATCCACACAGGAGACAAGCCCTATAAATGTGCTGAGTGTGGGAAGTCTTTCTGCCATAGCACACACCTTACAGTCCATCggagaattcacactggagagaaaccctatgaatgtcaGGACTGTGGACGGGCCTTCAACCAGAATTCATCCCTGGGCCGGCATAAGCGGACACACACCGGAGAGAAGCCATACACTTGTAGTGTGTGTGGGAAATCCTTCTCACGGACCACTTGCCTGTTCTTGCATCTgaggacacacacagaggagaggccaTATGAGTGCAACCACTGTGGGAAGGGCTTCAGGCACAGCTCCTCTCTGGCCCAGCATCAGCGAAAGCATGCTGGGGAGAAGCCATACGAGTGCCGCCAGAGGCTAATCTTTGAGCAGACACCAGCTCTAACAAAACATGAGTGGGCAGAAGCCCTTGGCTGTGACCCACCTCTGAATCCAGATGAGAGAGCCCACCGGAGCGACAGGCCATTTAAGTGTAATCATTGTGGGAAGTGTTTTATTCAGAGCTCGCACCTCATCCGACACCAGATAACTCACACCAGAGAGGAGCCCCAGGGACGGAATCGGCGACGGCTTGAGCAGTCCTTTGGCCGGACCTCACAGCTTGGCCGCCATCAGCACACACACTCAAGCGAGAGCCCTGGGGGTGGGACAAAGGCAGGACAGCCTGCAAGCCAGGCCCTTGCCTTGTTTGACATCCATGAAATCATGCAAGAGAAAAACCCAGTTCATGTTATCGGGGTTGAAGAGTCTTCTATGGGTGCTTCTGTATTATTTGACGTTAGAGAATCCTCATAG
- the ZNF8 gene encoding zinc finger protein 8 isoform X2, with protein MLETFGHLLSLGPELPKPEVISQLEQGAELWAAEREIAQGYCPGREPGPESQVPPKEHVLPEVDPSHVTEGEGFLRDAPCPTILREDRECEGQVKLPEKEQDNLRQLEFNLKEAPIQDKSYESLRLGENGVLSSNLNPFPEISRIEYLCAYNSQVINSERNSSLVSQQTGSSGKEPCDSSDCSRTSSQAIPILELTRSQVQDKPYKCTDCGKSFNHNAHLTVHKRIHTGERPYMCKECGKAFSQNSSLVQHERIHTGDKPYKCAECGKSFCHSTHLTVHRRIHTGEKPYECQDCGRAFNQNSSLGRHKRTHTGEKPYTCSVCGKSFSRTTCLFLHLRTHTEERPYECNHCGKGFRHSSSLAQHQRKHAGEKPYECRQRLIFEQTPALTKHEWAEALGCDPPLNPDERAHRSDRPFKCNHCGKCFIQSSHLIRHQITHTREEPQGRNRRRLEQSFGRTSQLGRHQHTHSSESPGGGTKAGQPASQALALFDIHEIMQEKNPVHVIGVEESSMGASVLFDVRESS; from the coding sequence GCCGGGAGCCTGGACCTGAAAGCCAAGTGCCACCCAAGGAGCATGTCCTTCCTGAGGTGGATCCATCCCACGTCACTGAAGGGGAAGGCTTCCTGAGGGATGCTCCCTGTCCCACCATACTGAGGGAAGACCGGGAATGTGAGGGCCAGGTAAAGTTGCCTGAGAAAGAACAGGATAATTTGAGGCAATTGGAATTTAACCTCAAAGAAGCGCCAATTCAAGATAAAAGCTATGAAAGCCTCAGACTTGGGGAAAATGGTGTCCTGAGCTCAAACCTAAATCCATTCCCAGAGATTTCTAGGATTGAGTATCTCTGTGCTTACAACTCACAGGTTATAAACTCGGAACGTAACTCAAGCTTAGTCAGTCAGCAGACAGGCTCCTCAGGAAAAGAGCCGTGTGACAGCAGTGACTGTAGTAGAACTTCCAGTCAGGCCATTCCAATTCTGGAACTCACACGAAGCCAGGTACAGGATAAACCCTACAAATGTACAGACTGCGGGAAGTCATTTAACCACAATGCTCATCTCACAGTGCATAAAAGGATTCACACGGGAGAAAGACCTTATATGTGcaaagaatgtgggaaagccttcagccaGAACTCCTCCCTGGTTCAGCATGAGCGAATCCACACAGGAGACAAGCCCTATAAATGTGCTGAGTGTGGGAAGTCTTTCTGCCATAGCACACACCTTACAGTCCATCggagaattcacactggagagaaaccctatgaatgtcaGGACTGTGGACGGGCCTTCAACCAGAATTCATCCCTGGGCCGGCATAAGCGGACACACACCGGAGAGAAGCCATACACTTGTAGTGTGTGTGGGAAATCCTTCTCACGGACCACTTGCCTGTTCTTGCATCTgaggacacacacagaggagaggccaTATGAGTGCAACCACTGTGGGAAGGGCTTCAGGCACAGCTCCTCTCTGGCCCAGCATCAGCGAAAGCATGCTGGGGAGAAGCCATACGAGTGCCGCCAGAGGCTAATCTTTGAGCAGACACCAGCTCTAACAAAACATGAGTGGGCAGAAGCCCTTGGCTGTGACCCACCTCTGAATCCAGATGAGAGAGCCCACCGGAGCGACAGGCCATTTAAGTGTAATCATTGTGGGAAGTGTTTTATTCAGAGCTCGCACCTCATCCGACACCAGATAACTCACACCAGAGAGGAGCCCCAGGGACGGAATCGGCGACGGCTTGAGCAGTCCTTTGGCCGGACCTCACAGCTTGGCCGCCATCAGCACACACACTCAAGCGAGAGCCCTGGGGGTGGGACAAAGGCAGGACAGCCTGCAAGCCAGGCCCTTGCCTTGTTTGACATCCATGAAATCATGCAAGAGAAAAACCCAGTTCATGTTATCGGGGTTGAAGAGTCTTCTATGGGTGCTTCTGTATTATTTGACGTTAGAGAATCCTCATAG
- the ZNF8 gene encoding zinc finger protein 8 isoform X4 — MASGREPGPESQVPPKEHVLPEVDPSHVTEGEGFLRDAPCPTILREDRECEGQVKLPEKEQDNLRQLEFNLKEAPIQDKSYESLRLGENGVLSSNLNPFPEISRIEYLCAYNSQVINSERNSSLVSQQTGSSGKEPCDSSDCSRTSSQAIPILELTRSQVQDKPYKCTDCGKSFNHNAHLTVHKRIHTGERPYMCKECGKAFSQNSSLVQHERIHTGDKPYKCAECGKSFCHSTHLTVHRRIHTGEKPYECQDCGRAFNQNSSLGRHKRTHTGEKPYTCSVCGKSFSRTTCLFLHLRTHTEERPYECNHCGKGFRHSSSLAQHQRKHAGEKPYECRQRLIFEQTPALTKHEWAEALGCDPPLNPDERAHRSDRPFKCNHCGKCFIQSSHLIRHQITHTREEPQGRNRRRLEQSFGRTSQLGRHQHTHSSESPGGGTKAGQPASQALALFDIHEIMQEKNPVHVIGVEESSMGASVLFDVRESS, encoded by the coding sequence GCCGGGAGCCTGGACCTGAAAGCCAAGTGCCACCCAAGGAGCATGTCCTTCCTGAGGTGGATCCATCCCACGTCACTGAAGGGGAAGGCTTCCTGAGGGATGCTCCCTGTCCCACCATACTGAGGGAAGACCGGGAATGTGAGGGCCAGGTAAAGTTGCCTGAGAAAGAACAGGATAATTTGAGGCAATTGGAATTTAACCTCAAAGAAGCGCCAATTCAAGATAAAAGCTATGAAAGCCTCAGACTTGGGGAAAATGGTGTCCTGAGCTCAAACCTAAATCCATTCCCAGAGATTTCTAGGATTGAGTATCTCTGTGCTTACAACTCACAGGTTATAAACTCGGAACGTAACTCAAGCTTAGTCAGTCAGCAGACAGGCTCCTCAGGAAAAGAGCCGTGTGACAGCAGTGACTGTAGTAGAACTTCCAGTCAGGCCATTCCAATTCTGGAACTCACACGAAGCCAGGTACAGGATAAACCCTACAAATGTACAGACTGCGGGAAGTCATTTAACCACAATGCTCATCTCACAGTGCATAAAAGGATTCACACGGGAGAAAGACCTTATATGTGcaaagaatgtgggaaagccttcagccaGAACTCCTCCCTGGTTCAGCATGAGCGAATCCACACAGGAGACAAGCCCTATAAATGTGCTGAGTGTGGGAAGTCTTTCTGCCATAGCACACACCTTACAGTCCATCggagaattcacactggagagaaaccctatgaatgtcaGGACTGTGGACGGGCCTTCAACCAGAATTCATCCCTGGGCCGGCATAAGCGGACACACACCGGAGAGAAGCCATACACTTGTAGTGTGTGTGGGAAATCCTTCTCACGGACCACTTGCCTGTTCTTGCATCTgaggacacacacagaggagaggccaTATGAGTGCAACCACTGTGGGAAGGGCTTCAGGCACAGCTCCTCTCTGGCCCAGCATCAGCGAAAGCATGCTGGGGAGAAGCCATACGAGTGCCGCCAGAGGCTAATCTTTGAGCAGACACCAGCTCTAACAAAACATGAGTGGGCAGAAGCCCTTGGCTGTGACCCACCTCTGAATCCAGATGAGAGAGCCCACCGGAGCGACAGGCCATTTAAGTGTAATCATTGTGGGAAGTGTTTTATTCAGAGCTCGCACCTCATCCGACACCAGATAACTCACACCAGAGAGGAGCCCCAGGGACGGAATCGGCGACGGCTTGAGCAGTCCTTTGGCCGGACCTCACAGCTTGGCCGCCATCAGCACACACACTCAAGCGAGAGCCCTGGGGGTGGGACAAAGGCAGGACAGCCTGCAAGCCAGGCCCTTGCCTTGTTTGACATCCATGAAATCATGCAAGAGAAAAACCCAGTTCATGTTATCGGGGTTGAAGAGTCTTCTATGGGTGCTTCTGTATTATTTGACGTTAGAGAATCCTCATAG